DNA sequence from the Pseudophryne corroboree isolate aPseCor3 chromosome 6, aPseCor3.hap2, whole genome shotgun sequence genome:
AAAATTAAAGGAATTGCGTTCTTTTTTGGGGTTTTGTGGATATTATAGGAAATTTGTGCCCAAATATTCGAAAATAGCTAAGCCTTTAACTGACTTGACAAAAGGATACCCTCCTGTTTGGAATAAGAAAGGAAGAGTATTACAGAGGAGGGTCACCCAAGGAAGCTATTATAAGCcaaacgagccctttggagagagatgGAATCTTCAATGTGAAAAGGCATTTGAGGAGTTGAAAAATTGTTTAGCAAATGCCCCTATTTTGGCTTATGCTGACCCTAGCCTGCCATATATTTTACATACTGATGCCTCTCAAGAGGGCATAGGGGGAGTATTATACCAAATGCACCAAAACCAATTGAAACCTATCGCATTCGTTAGTAGAGGACTGTCAAAAAGTGAAAAAAGATATCCCACCCACAAATTAGAGTTTCTGGCATTAAAGTGGTGCGTAGTGGAAAAGTTTCATGACTACCTATATGGCACTTCTTTTGAGGTACATACTGACAATAACCCTCTAACCTATATACGGACAACTGCGAGGTTAGATGCCACTGGACACCGATGGCTATCTGCGTTGACTCTATATGATTTCAAACTGAAATATAGACCTGGAAATACCAATATAGATGCGGACTCATTGTCAAGAATACCTAACCAGCAAGCAGATGAAGGGGAAGAAGAATGGGTGGAAGTACCCGCTGGTGAAATAAAAGGGATGTGTCATAAGATTCATATCAGGAGTGGAAAGTGTGAATCGTTAAGTAGTTTAGGGGCTTCGGAACAGGCTATACCGCTATCTTATTGCTGGCTCAGTAACATTGAGTTAGACGGGATACCTAAGGTACAGCACAAGCAATTACAAAGAGAGCAAGAAAATGATCCTTGTATAGGATATGTTATATCTAGGATGAACCAAACTGCCACTATCCCCATGCCACAGGAATGGTCTAAAAGTATCCGTCTCTTAGAAAAGCAAGGGAAAAATTTGGTTTTCAAAGATGGGTTACTATGTCGGAACCGAATAAGCGAGAAAGGGACAAAAAAACACCAAGTTGTGCTCCCAATAAAATATAGGGATTTAGTCCTGCAGGCCCTGCATGATAACCACGGGCATCTGGGGATCGATAAGACAATGGGATTAGTTGCTGACAGGTTTTATTGGCCCAACATGAAAGCAGAAATAGAAAGATATTGCAAGACCTGTGGAAACTGTATTGTAAGAAAGTCTTTACCGAGCAGGGTGGCCCCATTAGTCAATATACAAAGTAATGGCCCTATGGATCTAGTGTGTATAGACTATCTGTCATTAGAAGTCGAGCCCGGAAGGAAATGTAACATACTGGTCGTGACTGATCATTTTACCCGCTATGCCCAGGCCTACGTAACCCTGAATCAAAAGGCTTCCACTGTGGCCACAACATTGTGGGACAAGTTTTTCGTCCATTATGGACTACCCAACAGAATACATTCCGATCAGGGGAGGGATTTCGAAAGCAAGCTCATAAAGGAACTGTGTCTAGCTTGTGGAATCGAGAAATCTAGGACAACGCCGTATCACCCTCAAGGGGATCCTCAACCTGAGAGGTTTAATCGCACATTGTTAAACATGTTGGGAACGCTAAATCCATTAGATAAGGTTAAATGGAAGAGGCATATTAACAGATTGGTGCATGCATACAATTGCACGAAAAATGAGACTACAGGATTATCACCCTATTTCCTTATGTTTGGAAGAGAGGCCAAACTGCCTATTGACGTATGCTTAGGTATCTCCCCTGATGGACAATCTTATCCATCTCATTCTAAATACGTGGAAAGGTTGAGGGAAGAACTAAGGACTGCCTATGAACTAGCAGATAAATCTGCCAAGAAATTGGGAGAGAAGAATAAAGTATATTATGACCGAAAGGTACGGGATCAAGTTCTAGCTCCTGGGGATAGAGTACTGTTAAGGCATCTTGGGCTACAAAGAAAATTTAAAATACAGTAGCTAATCGTTGGAAGGAAGAACCATATATTGTGATAAAAAAATTCTCTGACTTGCCTGTTTATAAAATCAAGCCAGAGAGTGGAGAAAATGTTGTACTTACATATCACCGACAACACTTACTCCCAATCGGACGGGAAATTCATCTAGAGGATTATTATAGCAAGATTGAAAACCAATCTAGTGTCAAAAGGGAGTCTAGGACTGTGTTAGATCTGCAGAGATTAGATGGAGAGGACAAAGAAAGTTCAGAAGAAGAAGATGAATGTCGTCCCGGGTATTATTACAGGGACGATAGAGATAATAGCTTCAAAAACTCTTTGAATGATAAGAATAAATTTCTGACAGAAAGTAACCATGGGAATATTACGCCCGAACCCAGCATAAACAGTAGTGAAGTCATAAATTACATAAATGAGGATcaaggtgaggacgtagaagaagaAGGTTTAGGTTGTGACTTATTGCCTAATGAAACGGAGGGTGAACAATTTGAAGGAAGGGGGAAACGACTACATCGCCCTCCATTTATACTTACCTATGATCAATTGGGGGAGCCAAATGTCATTCCAAGAACATTACATCCCAACATGGTATATAGCTGGCCCTATTTTGAATATTCTATGAATCTAAATTAGTAATATGGTGATCTTAGTATAAAAGTTTaaccagatcaccagggggagaatgtagccaCTATACACATGTCTACATATATTAATATTCTGGAAAGTGACACCATTACATATTTACGGTATAGGGTAATTAAAGTAGATAATTAATAGTGTGTAAATGTGTATAGGCAGAGTAATTACATTACATTGTACATATATTATGAAAATATTGGACATATATATGTGCATAGTAGATAATTGATATACATATATTGTATGGATTGTATAGAATATTATAATATGACAGGTTGTTGTATGTAGTATAAGCCTGCCCTGGTGGGGAAGTAGAGGAAGAAGGCTCTAGAAACCCACGTGCAGACGTTAATGGCCCAGGGCCTGAGACAGGAGAAGGGTTGAAAAAGGTGCATGAGCCGGCTGATGGAAAGGATATAAGAAGCAGCTGCGGGAAAGAGGCAGTTTTAGGCAGTTGATTTACTGGCAGAGGCACGAGAGGTACGACAGCAGGACTGGCAGTGATAAAGCagcgactgagagacacagagataccACGCCAGATGCGGTCAGCGCTTCCAGACGCCCAGGGTGCTTAAGTGCTTATGCAGTGTGGAGAGGTGTAACCTGGAGCGACCTAGCAAATGATGATCTAGGAGAGAGGCGGGCTCCCGCTCCGAGGCGGAGCTTAGGTGGATGACACGAGGAGGAATTCACCCTACTGGCCTGATGGATACCTGTCAATAAAGTGAGTGCTGTGGGACAGACAATTAAATGAACACTAGAGAGCACAGAGCACCCCATAGACACTGATAGCAGAGCTGtatccatatatacatatacagtatattaccaaAGTGAGTACTGGAAGACAGGCAGTAGAAGGATAAAAGCAGGCAGTAAAAGCACCCTGACCCAGCtgataattaatataaaaaaaggtCATTGAGCATATGAAGGTGTCAGTGTTACCTTAACGAAAGCAGCCTTCAGAGGAGACAGAGACTACTGGCTTACTATCTTGCCATCGTGTCAGCCATTGCATCGTATAGTATCCATACCCAGAGACTGTGCGACTATGCTAGAGGCTGAGCCACTTTACTCCCTTATTAATGTAAGTCGGGGGAGAGCTATTCCATGTCACTAAGAGGAGGATAGTAAGCTGTATACCTACAGAAAAGTATCATTTATTGGTAAAACAAGGGTGCTGTCCTATATAAAGTTGAGAGAAGCAGCAGAGCAGTGACTGATAAGACAGGTGCTGAGCCGGTGTGTAAATGGCTGTCTCTGGGCTGTGATATGAGGATACAGTGTTGCTCAGGAAAGAAGTTACAGTATTAAAACTTTGAGGAAAACACTAGACAGCTGAAAATTGAAACTACGTAACTATACAGTTCTACAAAGGAGGTTTAGGATTTCCACAGCAAGTAGCTATACTCTGATGAAGAGACTACCAGTTATGTACAATTCCAGTGCACTTCAATATGGGCCCCATCGGCATATGCATATGTAACTGCAGTTTACCTAAACTTTATTACCCGGGTAATTAGATACTTTGGATGTTGAGGTATTTTTTGACAAGCAGGGTTTTATTCAttcattttttgtattgcatgcaaggaTATCTGTATAGTTATCTTCTTAATATATTTAGTGATCAATTTAGCTATTTTATCAATCGGAATTGAATTGTAATGAAATGTCTGAATATTGCTACATTAGCCATTTTTATTAAACATTCTGGTACTTACCTGTAAGACGTTTTGTACATGTTCCAGCTCGATCTGACGATCCTAGAAGAAGAGTAAAGGTATAATTATATGTTTGATTTAAACAATAGTAATATATTTACACATTCATACCCATCACACATTAACgctaggctttcccaagcaagcctgtatacaaatatatatatatagcttgggtggaggcacttaagtTACCCTCAGAGTAGGGGAGGGTTAcaactggaggcactgctgagattccaaAAAAAATGGAGGACATCACAGGTAAAGACGTGTTTCAATGGTGCCAACAGAAAGGAAAAAACCCACAACGGTGTTTTGGAATTGGGGGAGATTTCTCCGGATTCTTTAATAGTGATGTGATATTACAGATAAAGAAGCTGTATGGAGTGTATCAGCCCAAAATAGTAGATCAATGGAGAGAAGAGACAGGGAATATATGCGCTATGTTAGTAGAGACTGAGGGAGATTTAGATGCTAATCTAATCCCTTTAATGGTGATGGTGGATAAAGACACAGGAAGACGATGGAATATTCTCTGGCCAGAACTTccattagtagaagatgcagacACTTCTCCAAAGCCCCGTGCAGGAAGGATAAATAGTAACGGAGGCAAAGGGGGTGATACACCATCAGGCAATGAGGATCATTTAGGTGGTCAGTTCGAGTCCATAATGGATAGGGTAGTCACTCAACTGGAAAGATGGCATTATGAAGGGAGCTACCGGAGATTACGCATCTTTTCAGGGATTCAGCCAGTTCCCCAAGGGGAAGAAACCTTCGAGTCTTGGAAGGAGGCGGCCATACAGCAAACAGAAGAATGGCAATGTCCTGATCATATAAAAAAACAAAGAGTTGTAGAGAGCTTAAGGGGGCCTGCAATGGGGGTAATACAAGCAGCACGACGAAGTGACCCGAATGCCACTATTGAGACTTACTTTGAGGCTCTCGACTATGCCTATGGAACACTAGAAGATGTAGGGGACTTAGTCTCTAGAATGCATCACACCTTCCAAGAATCAGGGGAAAAGTTGAGTACTTTTCTATATAGGCTAGATAGGTTGCTTTATAAAATAGTTGATAAAGGAGGTATAAAGAGAATTGAAGTGGATGATAATCGAATGAAACAACTATTAAGGGGGGCGCTAACTACAGACCCAGTGGCACAGAAGTTACGTTGCTCTGGAGCTCGAATGACCCCTCCTACCTTTAATGATCTCATGAAAGAGGTAAAACAAGAAGAGACCCTGATAGAGATGAGGGAACGCACCATAAAAAAGGTAAAGGTAGTAGTACCCACAGTAGAACCCAACCTATTTGAAGAAAAGATCCTGAAGCTGATGGAAGAGCAGAATAAAAGGATTGAACAGTTCATTGCCTCGCAAAGTGCTGGAGTTCCCCCTCGTGGAAATTCAAGGAGTAGAGAAATGGGGAGAGGAGACAGAAATATAAATAGAGGTTGCTTCAGATGCGGACGATATGGTCACCGGGCTATTGAGTGCAATCAAAATAGAAGCCTCACAAACAACACTAGAGATGAGATAGATAGGGGAAGCACTGACCAGGGAAACGGGCGAGGGAGGTCAGTGGTTGTCCCCTCACTGGCCCCCTAGAAGTTGGAAGATGTGCCATGGGGAGTTCATGGTGGAGTGGAGTCATCCCGGAGGGATTACTGGGACCCATTCCCATGAGAATAGCCAGGATCAATGGAAAAGACTGTGAAGTACTATTGGACAGTGGGTCGCAAGTTTCCATCATTTTTGAGTCATGGTACAAAGCAAACATACCTGAAGTAACTATACAGCCGCTATCTGGACTAGTCATATGGGGACTTAGTGTAGAAAAATATCCTTACCTGGGTTATGTTAGTGTCACACTGGAATTTAAAAAGGAGAATGAAGATGGAATTAGTCAAGTCCCATTTGTCGCACTGATATGTCCTGAGGTACCTGAAGGGAGAGAGAATCTTCCTATTATAGTAGGAACAAACACAAAGTTATATCAGGCTCTGGCTGATTGGTGTAAAGAAGAAGATGAGAAGACTATATCTAATTCATTAATTATACAGCCAGAGGAAGTACTGCTAACCAATGGAACAAAGAAAGCAGAGGTACAGGAACCAGCTCCTGTTATAGCCATGCAGGATTTTGACTCATGTTTCAGAAAAAGTGACATTCCCAACTTAGAGAAGGAATCTTTAATAAGTGAATTAAGGAAGCGGGAACAAGCCTTCTCTATGGGAGAGTGGGACCTAGGGAGAGCCAAAGGAGTTGAGCACCGAATAAAGTTAAGTAATGATAACCCTTTCCGTGAGAGGTCACGCAGAATTGCTCCAGCCGACTTCAGTGACCTAAGAACACACTTGAAGGGGTTATTGGAGAATCAAGTTATAATTGAATCCAGAAGTCCATATGCGTCCCCCATTGTCATCGCCCGGAAGAAAACCGGGAGCATCCGCATGTGTGTGGATTACAGAACATTAAATCAGCGAACCATACCTGACCAGTACACTGTCCCCAAAATTGATGAGGCTCTAGATTGCCTTCAAGGTAGTAACTGGTTTTCTGTTTTGGACTTACGAAGCGGATTTTATCAGATCCCCATGTGCCCTAGCGATAGAGAGAAAACAGCATTCATCTGTCCTTTAGGATTTTACGAGTTCCTAATGATGCCTCAGGGAGTCACAGGAGCTCCTGCCACTTTCCAAAGGACCATGGATAAGGTGGTAGGAGACATGAACTACAGGGAAGTGATAGTCTACCTTGATGATATAATTGTCTTTGGTAATTCCCTTGAAGAACATAATAAGCGTCTACTCAAAGTATTAGATCGTTTAGTAGAAGGAGGGCTAAAATTATCATTAGACAAATGCCATTTATGCCAATCCTCTGTAAAATACCTTTGTCACATCGTGAGTCGGAAAGGAGTAGCTACGGATCCATCTAAAGTGGAAGTAGTCAACAAATGGCCTCGGCCTACAAAATTAAAGGAATTGCGTTCTTTTTTGGGGTTTTGTGGATATTATAGGAAATTTGTGCCCAAATATTCGAAAATAGCTAAGCCTTTAACTGACTTGACAAAAGGATACCCTCCTGTTTGGAATAAGAAAGGAAGAGTATTACAGAGGAGGGTCACCCAAGGAAGCTATTATAAGCcaaacgagccctttggagagagatgGAATCTTCAATGTGAAAAGGCATTTGAGGAGTTGAAAAATTGTTTAGCAAATGCCCCTATTTTGGCTTATGCTGACCCTAGCCTGCCATATATTTTACATACTGATGCCTCTCAAGAGGGCATAGGGGGAGTATTATACCAAATGCACCAAAACCAATTGAAACCTATCGCATTCGTTAGTAGAGGACTGTCAAAAAGTGAAAAAAGATATCCCACCCACAAATTAGAGTTTCTGGCATTAAAGTGGTGCGTAGTGGAAAAGTTTCATGACTACCTATATGGCACTTCTTTTGAGGTACATACTGACAATAACCCTCTAACCTATATACGGACAACTGCGAGGTTAGATGCCACTGGACACCGATGGCTATCTGCGTTGACTCTATATGATTTCAAACTGAAATATAGACCTGGAAATACCAATATAGATGCGGACTCATTGTCAAGAATACCTAACCAGCAAGCAGATGAAGGGGAAGAAGAATGGGTGGAAGTACCCGCTGGTGAAATAAAAGGGATGTGTCATAAGATTCATATCAGGAGTGGAAAGTGTGAATCGTTAAGTAGTTTAGGGGCTTCGGAACAGGCTATACCGCTATCTTATTGCTGGCTCAGTAACATTGAGTTAGACGGGATACCTAAGGTACAGCACAAGCAATTACAAAGAGAGCAAGAAAATGATCCTTGTATAGGATATGTTATATCTAGGATGAACCAAACTGCCACTATCCCCATGCCACAGGAATGGTCTAAAAGTATCCGTCTCTTAGAAAAGCAAGGGAAAAATTTGGTTTTCAAAGATGGGTTACTATGTCGGAACCGAATAAGCGAGAAAGGGACAAAAAAACACCAAGTTGTGCTCCCAATAAAATATAGGGATTTAGTCCTGCAGGCCCTGCATGATAACCACGGGCATCTGGGGATCGATAAGACAATGGGATTAGTTGCTGACAGGTTTTATTGGCCCAACATGAAAGCAGAAATAGAAAGATATTGCAAGACCTGTGGAAACTGTATTGTAAGAAAGTCTTTACCGAGCAGGGTGGCCCCATTAGTCAATATACAAAGTAATGGCCCTATGGATCTAGTGTGTATAGACTATCTGTCATTAGAAGTCGAGCCCGGAAGGAAATGTAACATACTGGTCGTGACTGATCATTTTACCCGCTATGCCCAGGCCTACGTAACCCTGAATCAAAAGGCTTCCACTGTGGCCACAACATTGTGGGACAAGTTTTTCGTCCATTATGGACTACCCAACAGAATACATTCCGATCAGGGGAGGGATTTCGAAAGCAAGCTCATAAAGGAACTGTGTCTAGCTTGTGGAATCGAGAAATCTAGGACAACGCCGTATCACCCTCAAGGGGATCCTCAACCTGAGAGGTTTAATCACACATTGTTAAACATGTTGGGAACGCTAAATCCATTAGATAAGGTTAAATGGAAGAGGCATATTAACAGATTGGTGCATGCATACAATTGCACGAAAAATGAGACTACAGGATTATCACCCTATTTCCTTATGTTTGGAAGAGAGGCCAAACTGCCTATTGACGTATGCTTAGGTATCTCCCCTGATGGACAATCTTATCCATCTCATTCTAAATACGTGGAAAGGTTGAGGGAAGAACTAAGGACTGCCTATGAACTAGCAGATAAATCTGCCAAGAAATTGGGAGAGAAGATTAAAGTATATTATGACCGAAAGGTACGGGATCAAGTTCTAGCTCCTGGGGATAGAGTACTGTTAAGGCATCTTGGGCTACAAAGAAAATTTAAAATAGCTAATCGTTGGAAGGAAGAACCATATATTGTGATAGAAAAATTCTCTGACTTGCCTGTTTATAAAATCAAGCCAGAGAGTGGAGAAAATGTTGTACTTACATATCACCGACAACACTTACTCCCAATCGGACGGGAAATTCGTCTAGAGGATTATTATAGCAAGATTGAAAACCAATCTAGTGTCAAAAGGGAGTCTAGGACTGTGTTAGATCTGCAGAGATTAGATGGAGAGGACAAAGAAAGTTCAGAAGAAGAAGATGAATGTCGTCCCGGGTATTATTACAGGGACGATAGAGATAATAGCTTCAAAAACTCTTTGAATGATAAGAATAAATTTCTGACAGAAAGTAACCATGGGAATATTACGCCCGAACCCAGCATAAACAGTAGTGAAGTCATAAATTACATAAATGAGGATcaaggtgaggacgtagaagaagaAGGTTTAGGTTGTGACTTATTGCCTAATGAAACGGAGGGTGAACAATTTGAAGGAAGGGGGAAACGACTACATCGCCCTCCATTTATACTTACCTATGATCAATTGGGGGAGCCAAATGTCATTCCAAGAACATTACATCCCAACATGGTATATAGCTGGCCCTATTTTGAATATTCTATGAATCTAAATTAGTAATATGGTGATCTTAGTATAAAAGTTTaaccagatcaccagggggagaatgtagccaCTATACACATGTCTACATATATTAATATTCTGGAAAGTGACACCATTACATATTTACGGTATAGGGTAATTAAAGTAGATAATTAATAGTGTGTAAATGTGTATAGGCAGAGTAATTACATTACATTGTACATATATTATGAAAATATTGGACATATATATGTGCATAGTAGATAATTGATATACATATATTGTATGGATTGTATAGAATATTATAATATGACAGGTTGTTGTATGTAGTATAAGCCTGCCCTGGTGGGGAAGTAGAGGAAGAAGGCTCTAGAAACCCACGTGCAGACGTTAATGGCCCAGGGCCTGAGACAGGAGAAGGGTTGAAAAAGGTGCATGAGCCGGCTGATGGAAAGGATATAAGAAGCAGCTGCGGGAAAGAGGCAGTTTTAGGCAGTTGATTTACTGGCAGAGGCACGAGAGGTACGACAGCAGGACTGGCAGTGATAAAGCagcgactgagagacacagagataccACGCCAGATGCGGTCAGCGCTTCCAGACGCCCAGGGTGCTTAAGTGCTTATGCAGTGTGGAGAGGTGTAACCTGGAGCGACCTAGCAAATGATGATCTAGGAGAGAGGCGGGCTCCCGCTCCGAGGCGGAGCTTAGGTGGATGACACGAGGAGGAATTCACCCTACTGGCCTGATGGATACCTGTCAATAAAGTGAGTGCTGTGGGACAGACAATTAAATGAACACTAGAGAGCACAGAGCACCCCATAGACACTGATAGCAGAGCTGtatccatatatacatatacagtatattaccaaAGTGAGTACTGGAAGACAGGCAGTAGAAGGATAAAAGCAGGCAGTAAAAGCACCCTGACCCAGCtgataattaatataaaaaaaggtCATTGAGCATATGAAGGTGTCAGTGTTACCTTAACGAAAGCAGCCTTCAGAGGAGACAGAGACTACTGGCTTACTATCTTGCCATCGTGTCAGCCATTGCATCGTATAGTATCCATACCCAGAGACTGTGCGACTATGCTAGAGGCTGAGCCACTTTACTCCCTTATTAATGTAAGTCGGGGGAGAGCTATTCCATGTCACTAAGAGGAGGATAGTAAGCTGTATACCTACAGAAAAGTATCATTTATTGGTAAAACAAGGGTGCTGTCCTATATAAAGTTGAGAGAAGCAGCAGAGCAGTGCCTGATAAGACAGGTGCTGAGCCGGTGTGTAAATGGCTGTCTCTGGGCTGTGATATGAGGATACAGTGTTGCTCAGGAAAGAAGTTACAGTATTAAAACTTTGAGGAAAACACTAGACAGCTGAAAATTGAAACTACGTAACTATACAGTTCTACAAAGGAGGTTTAGGATTTCCACAGCAAGTAGCTATACTCTGATGAAGAGACTACCAGTTATGTACAATTCCAGTGCACTTCAATATGGGCCCCATCGGCATATGCATATGTAACTGCAGTTTACCTAAACTTTATTACCCGGGTAATTAGATACTTTGGATGTTGAGGTATTTTTTGACAAGCAGGGTTTTATTCAttcattttttgtattgcatgcaaggaTATCTGTATAGTTATCTTCTTAATATATTTAGTGATCAATTTAGCTATTTTATCAATCGGAATTGAATTGTAATGAAATGTCTGAATATTGCTACATTAGCCATTTTTATTAAACATTCTGGTACTTACCTGTAAGACGTTTTGTACATGTTCCAGCTCGATCTGACGATCCTAGAAGAAGAGTAAAGGTATAATTATATGTTTGATTTAAACAATAGTAATATATTTACACATTCATACCCATCACACATTAACgctaggctttcccaagcaagcctgtatacaaatatatatatagcttgggtggaggcacttaagtTACCCTCAGAGTAGGGGATGGTTAcaactggaggcactgctgagattccaaAAAAAATGGAGGACATCACAGGTAAAGACGTGTTTCAATGGTGCCAACAGAAAGGAAAAAACCCACAACGGTGTTTTGGAATTGGGGGAGATTTCTCCGGATTCTTTAATAGTGATGTGATATTACAGATAAAGAAGCTGTATGGAGTGTATCAGCCCAAAATAGTAGATCAATGGAGAGAAGAGACAGGGAATATATGCGCTATGTTAGTAGAGACTGAGGGAGATTTAGATGCTAATCTAATCCCTTTAATGGTGATGGTGGATAAAGACACAGGAAGACGATGGAATATTCTCTGGCCAGAACTTccattagtagaagatgcagacACTTCTCCAAAGCCCCGTGCAGGAAGGATAAATAGTAACGGAGGCAAAGGGGGTGATACACCATCAGGCAATGAGGATCATTTAGGTGGTCAGTTCGAGTCCATAATGGATAGGGTAGTCACTCAACTGGAAAGATGGCATTATGAAGGGAGCTACCGGAGATTACGCATCTTTTCAGGGATTCAGCCAGTTCCCCAAGGGGAAGAAACCTTCGAGTCTTGGAAGGAGGCGGCCATACAGCAAACAGAAGAATGGCAATGTCCTGATCATATAAAAAAACAAAGAGTTGTAGAGAGCTTAAGGGGGCCTGCAATGGGGGTAATACAAGCAGCACGACGAAGTGACCCGAATGCCACTATTGAGACTTACTTTGAGGCTCTCGACTATGCCTATGGAACACTAGAAGATGTAGGGGACTTAGTCTCTAGAATGCATCACACCTTCCAAGAATCAGGGGAAAAGTTGAGTACTTTTCTATATAGGCTAGATAGGTTGCTTTATAAAATAGTTGATAAAGGAGGTATAAAGAGAATTGAAGTGGATGATAATCGAATGAAACAACTATTAAGGGGGGCGCTAACTACAGACCCAGTGGCACAGAAGTTACGTTGCTCTGGAGCTCGAATGACCCCTCCTACCTTTAATGATCTCATGAAAGAGGTAAAACAAGAAGAGACCCTGATAGAGATGAGGGAACGCACCATAAAAAAGGTAAAGGTAGTAGTACCCACAGTAGAACCCAACCTATTTGAAGAAAAGATCCTGAAGCTGATGGAAGAGCAGAATAAAAGGATTGAACAGTTCATTGCCTCGCAAAGTGCTGGAGTTCCCCCTCGTGGAAATTCAAGGAGTAGAGAAATGGGGAGAGGAGACAGAAATATAAATAGAGGTTGCTTCAGATGCGGACGATATGGTCACCGGGCTATTGAGTGCAATCAAAATAGAAGCCTCACAAACAACACTAGAGATGAGATAGATAGGGGAAGCACTGACCAGGGAAACGGGCGAGGGAGGTCAGTGGTTGTCCCCTCACTGGCCCCCTAGAAGTTGGAAGATGTGCCATGGGGAGTTCATGGTGGAGTGGAGTCATCCCGGAGGGATTACTGGGACCCATTCCCATGAGAATAGCCAGAATCAATGGAAAAGACTGTGAAGTACTATTGGACAGTGGGTCGCAAGTTTCCATCATTTTTGAGTCATGGTACAAAGCAAACATACCTGAAGTAACTATACAGCCGCTATCTGGACTAGTCATATGGGGACTTAGTGTAGAAAAATATCCTTACCTGG
Encoded proteins:
- the LOC134934654 gene encoding paraneoplastic antigen Ma1 homolog codes for the protein MEDITGKDVFQWCQQKGKNPQRCFGIGGDFSGFFNSDVILQIKKLYGVYQPKIVDQWREETGNICAMLVETEGDLDANLIPLMVMVDKDTGRRWNILWPELPLVEDADTSPKPRAGRINSNGGKGGDTPSGNEDHLGGQFESIMDRVVTQLERWHYEGSYRRLRIFSGIQPVPQGEETFESWKEAAIQQTEEWQCPDHIKKQRVVESLRGPAMGVIQAARRSDPNATIETYFEALDYAYGTLEDVGDLVSRMHHTFQESGEKLSTFLYRLDRLLYKIVDKGGIKRIEVDDNRMKQLLRGALTTDPVAQKLRCSGARMTPPTFNDLMKEVKQEETLIEMRERTIKKVKVVVPTVEPNLFEEKILKLMEEQNKRIEQFIASQSAGVPPRGNSRSREMGRGDRNINRGCFRCGRYGHRAIECNQNRSLTNNTRDEIDRGSTDQGNGRGRSVVVPSLAP
- the LOC134934655 gene encoding paraneoplastic antigen Ma1 homolog, which encodes MVTTGGTAEIPKKMEDITGKDVFQWCQQKGKNPQRCFGIGGDFSGFFNSDVILQIKKLYGVYQPKIVDQWREETGNICAMLVETEGDLDANLIPLMVMVDKDTGRRWNILWPELPLVEDADTSPKPRAGRINSNGGKGGDTPSGNEDHLGGQFESIMDRVVTQLERWHYEGSYRRLRIFSGIQPVPQGEETFESWKEAAIQQTEEWQCPDHIKKQRVVESLRGPAMGVIQAARRSDPNATIETYFEALDYAYGTLEDVGDLVSRMHHTFQESGEKLSTFLYRLDRLLYKIVDKGGIKRIEVDDNRMKQLLRGALTTDPVAQKLRCSGARMTPPTFNDLMKEVKQEETLIEMRERTIKKVKVVVPTVEPNLFEEKILKLMEEQNKRIEQFIASQSAGVPPRGNSRSREMGRGDRNINRGCFRCGRYGHRAIECNQNRSLTNNTRDEIDRGSTDQGNGRGRSVVVPSLAP